From the genome of Candidozyma auris chromosome 2, complete sequence, one region includes:
- a CDS encoding translocase, giving the protein MSVRSFDVIVVSSDDEEIQDSLDRELQAARSDVPRQLEVRHEESNRWWESLSQFDNEGNNLTQTTPLVESRGTKRAAEVDVSMSDEGSEPLANVPKRLPGLNGLAIGNSGEKDRETNISDRKTTPTVDSDSVVVILSSDDEQPESDSVPVPEKDHSPVERPQIAENSYFEEKEPQSKAEDLEVASDDSDSDDEIAVLSKEEAEKTGKFKPSTFISRHRPQVPLHRARDDPRGGADYRHLLANHQFNSPVPSLQPLGDPHQMEQDRRAEHYFATQTIEQLRAYESTLDAQLARFDGLRDSYLSQMKQAKERLETLPINLMEERSELIREIDSTLSDANVAIQRAKKIRRYKAVLHHVLVLKHSGGYMAPPGYPQQNFFNYNMPGYTGPHTQTSMTGFGGMTQNVYEDSVHLQELLKDVGNEEKVEGMAMTPSELNVSLLDHQRRGLFWLLNREKEEQGSILADDMGLGKTVQTIALIMANPSEDKNCKTTLIVGPVSLLRQWSAEFRAKVKMEYKPRVVFYHGADKKKVNTFIKMRRYDVVLTSYTTLASEYKSHYAKPIEEAMVSHGQNILPDRDSGGQTYESPFFTSNAQFYRVVLDEAQYIKNKVSQTSKATALLKSKHRLCLTGTPMQNNVDELYPILRFLKTRPYNDETKFKRDISVNMRSNNDEADEYDRNVSMKKLRAILSAIMLRRTKDSKVDGKPLIELPKKTVKNVSIRMDEEEAKAYKNLEAGIQKKAEKLLKKKHKNSHSNILTLLLRLRQACIHDILVEVGEMNAEENREGYGGVKNWKTMYALCLAISPEMKRRIAEDLSKNEKDLPVDVDDDDSDAQLTCPMCFDVVDSSSIVILHPCGHMICDGCVDSLFEQEGNEDGSVPCNTCRQSITEDALISYVVYNQVVNENLSFEELRAQYGTGMANKTTTAEKMNKITHERGGFTLSAKMQRALDLIENVTKANTDEKVIVFSHFTGTFDLMAKALKDAGIRFLRYDGSMNIDLKNSTIRRFYSGTERVLLISLKAGNVGLTLTCANHVVIMDPFWNPFVEDQAMDRAHRFGQQKPVHVYKLLVTDSVEDRIINLQDRKKELVNSALDSTALKKSSALGRQELGYLFGLNAMT; this is encoded by the coding sequence ATGCTGGTTCGTTCGTTTGATGTAATCGTGGTGTCTTCAGACGACGAAGAGATTCAGGATTCTCTAGATAGAGAGCTCCAGGCAGCAAGAAGCGATGTGCCCAGGCAGCTTGAAGTCAGGCATGAAGAGTCCAATCGATGGTGGGAGCTGCTCAGCCAGTTCGACAACGAGGGCAACAACTTGACCCAGACTACGCCCTTGGTGGAGTCCAGAGGCACGAAAAGAGCTGCAGAAGTCGACGTGTCCATGCTGGACGAAGGATCTGAACCCCTTGCAAATGTGCCCAAGCGACTACCGGGCCTAAATGGACTAGCCATTGGGAACAGTGGCGAAAAAGACAGGGAAACAAATATTTCAGATAGAAAAACTACTCCTACAGTAGATTCAGACtcggtggtggtgattCTCTCGAGTGACGATGAACAGCCGGAGCTGGACTCGGTACCTGTTCCTGAGAAGGATCATTCCCCCGTAGAGCGCCCTCAAATTGCAGAGAACAGCTATTTTGAGGAAAAGGAGCCCCAGCTGAAGGCTGAGGATTTGGAGGTTGCCAGTGATGACCTGGATTCCGACGATGAGATAGCTGTgctttccaaagaagaagctgagaAGACAGGCAAATTCAAACCTTCCACATTCATTTCACGTCATAGACCACAAGTGCCTCTTCACAGAGCTCGAGATGACCCGAGAGGTGGCGCAGACTACCGTCATCTCTTAGCTAATCATCAATTCAACAGCCCAGTGCCACTGTTGCAACCACTTGGAGACCCTCATCAGATGGAACAGGATAGAAGGGCAGAACACTATTTTGCTACGCAGACCATTGAACAGCTCCGTGCATACGAAAGTACCTTGGATGCTCAGCTCGCTAGATTCGATGGGTTGCGTGATTCATATTTGAGCCAAATGAAGCAGGCGAAAGAGCGTTTGGAGACTTTACCAATAAATCTCATGGAGGAGCGTTCAGAGCTTATTCGTGAGATTGACTCTACACTTTCTGATGCCAACGTGGCGATTCAAAGGGCAAAGAAAATTAGAAGGTATAAAGCTGTCTTGCACCACGTTCTCGTTCTCAAGCATTCAGGTGGTTACATGGCGCCTCCAGGATATCCTCAACAGAACTTTTTTAACTATAACATGCCAGGGTATACTGGACCCCACACGCAAACATCCATGACAGGGTTCGGGGGGATGACTCAAAATGTTTACGAGGATTCAGTTCATctccaagagctcttgaaagACGTCGGAAAcgaagagaaagttgaaggtATGGCTATGACGCCTTCTGAGCTCAATGTATCATTGCTCGATCACCAAAGGAGGGGTCTTTTCTGGCTTTTGAACcgagagaaggaagagcaAGGCAGCATTCTTGCTGATGATATGGGGTTGGGTAAAACAGTGCAAACAATAGCTCTCATAATGGCGAATCCATCTGAAGATAAGAATTGCAAGACTACCCTCATTGTTGGCCCCGTTTCTCTTCTACGCCAATGGAGTGCCGAGTTTCGTGCCAAGGTAAAGATGGAATATAAACCGAGGGTTGTCTTCTACCACGGTgctgacaagaagaaagtgaataccttcatcaaaatgCGCCGATACGATGTTGTCCTCACCTCTTATACCACTTTGGCATCTGAATACAAGCTGCATTACGCTAAGCCAATCGAGGAAGCAATGGTTTCACACGGACAAAATATACTTCCTGATAGAGATCTGGGTGGCCAAACTTACGAGTCTCCCTTTTTCACATCGAACGCACAATTTTATAgagttgttcttgacgAGGCTCAGtacatcaagaacaaagtGTCGcaaacttcaaaagcgACAGCTTTGCTAAAATCCAAGCACCGCCTTTGCTTGACAGGAACCCCAATGCAGAACAATGTTGATGAACTTTATCCAATCCTACgattcttgaagacaagACCTTATAATGATGAGACAAAGTTCAAGAGAGATATCTCTGTGAATATGCGGTCTAATAACGACGAAGCCGATGAGTACGACAGAAATGTCTCCATGAAGAAACTAAGAGCAATTCTTCTGGCCATCATGCTTCGACGTACTAAGGACTCCAAAGTGGACGGAAAGCCCTTAATTGAACTTCCAAAGAAAACAGTTAAGAACGTGTCTATCAGGAtggacgaagaagaagccaaggcATACAAGAATTTGGAGGCGGGTATTCAGAAAAAGGCAGAGAAACTTTTAAAGaaaaaacacaaaaacTCACATAGTAATATCTTGACATTGCTCTTAAGGTTGAGACAAGCGTGTATTCATGACATTCTTGTTGAGGTTGGAGAAATGAATGCTGAAGAGAATAGAGAAGGTTATGGAGGCGTAAAAAATTGGAAGACGATGTACGCTCTATGTCTTGCGATTTCGCCtgaaatgaaaagaagaatcgCCGAGGACTTGCTGAAAAACGAGAAAGATCTCCCTGTCGATgtagatgatgatgacagTGATGCCCAACTCACTTGTCCCATGTGCTTTGATGTGGTTGACCTGTCATCAATCGTTATACTACACCCTTGCGGACACATGATTTGTGACGGGTGTGTTGACAGTTTatttgagcaagaaggtAATGAAGATGGTCTGGTACCTTGTAACACGTGTCGTCAGAGTATAACTGAAGATGCCTTGATTAGCTACGTTGTCTACAATCAAGTGGTCAATGAGAATTTGAGCTTCGAGGAGTTGAGAGCGCAGTACGGCACGGGCATGGCAAATAAGACCACAACAGCAGAGAAAATGAACAAGATCACACATGAGCGAGGCGGTTTTACATTGTCCGCTAAGATGCAACGTGCTTTAGATCTTATTGAGAACGTCACCAAAGCCAACACTGACGAGAAAGTCATCGTGTTCTCACATTTCACCGGCACATTTGATCTTATGGCAAAAGCATTGAAGGATGCCGGAATAAGATTTCTAAGGTATGACGGAAGCATGAATATTGATCTAAAAAACTCAACCATCAGGCGTTTCTACCTGGGTACTGAAAGGGTGCTTCTTATCTCCCTCAAGGCAGGTAATGTCGGATTGACGTTGACATGCGCCAATCATGTGGTCATAATGGACCCATTTTGGAATCCGTTCGTTGAAGACCAAGCCATGGATAGGGCACATCGTTTCGGTCAACAGAAACCGGTTCATGTCTATAAATTGCTTGTAACAGACAGTGTGGAGGACagaatcatcaacttgCAAGACCGAAAAAAGGAGCTTGTCAATTCGGCTCTCGACAGCACcgcattgaagaaaagcagTGCACTCGGCAGACAAGAATTGGGTTACTTGTTCGGCTTAAACGCTATGACGTAA
- the SEC72 gene encoding Sec63 complex subunit: MAPHYILLVEKLKLLPQLMEFDIRYDPKTKGVVFTQEPEEPNSQLSLEMEQLSTLTTELIGITDPYPPKPTAESFNKDLSKMIKKLYEGGVQSFKQEKYADSAKQFTIAIEVINRRNKFESFSGTLQELGLLLMSRADAYLKCKEYLKAFNDADMLIGMMMCTPENFLRRGVANYFLGNYEDARADYQRGLAFDEDNERLITELDICLDKILEENGDYL, encoded by the coding sequence ATGGCCCCTCACTACATACTACTTGTCGAAAAGCTCAAGCTACTTCCACAACTAATGGAGTTTGACATCAGATACGACCCAAAGACCAAAGGCGTGGTATTCACCCAGGAGCCCGAGGAGCCCAATCTGCAGCTCAGCTTGGAGATGGAGCAGCTCAGCACTCTCACCACAGAGCTTATTGGCATCACCGACCCGTACCCGCCAAAGCCAACAGCAGAgtccttcaacaaggacttgtccaaaatgatcaagaaattgTACGAAGGAGGTGTTCAGAGcttcaagcaagaaaagtACGCGGACCTGGCCAAGCAGTTCACCATTGCCATCGAAGTGATCAACAGGAGAAACAAGTTTGAGCTGTTTCTGGGGACCCTCCAGGAGCTTGGgctcttgttgatgagcaGAGCTGATGCCTACCTCAAGTGCAAAGAATATTTGAAGGCGTTCAATGACGCAGATATGTTGATTGGCATGATGATGTGTACGCCAGAGAATTTTTTAAGGAGAGGTGTGGCCAACTACTTTTTGGGCAACTACGAAGACGCCAGGGCAGATTACCAGAGAGGTCTTGCCTTTGATGAGGATAACGAAAGGCTCATTACTGAGTTGGACATCTGCTTGGACAAGATACTCGAGGAAAATGGGGATTACCTCTAA
- the HIS5 gene encoding histidinol-phosphate transaminase translates to MPFDLQSLIRPNIRNLEPYRCARDDFKEGILLDANENTHGPALSTISSWESALELNRYPDPHQVELKEQLANFRNSTPNQLIKSSTPKLQLENMCLGVGSDESIDLLMRCVCTPGKDKLLVCPPTYGMYSICATVNDLEMVSVPLTTPDFQIDVDAILKKVSEDPTIKLIYVTSPGNPTAKLIDPKLVVELLEKALDSWNGLVVVDEAYIDFVDPVAPNSSQSVSTLVNQFPNLVVLQTLSKSFGLAGVRLGITYASSGLSRYLNAMKYPYNISSLTSAVAVRSTQAEDGLKVMQNYVNEIKRDRAHLLEALQKIPGVGKNIGGLDANFLLLQFLDLSGQPSNEVALELYNQLAVENGVVVRFRGKELNCKGALRLSIGTEEENKILIEKIGKILPSVRK, encoded by the coding sequence ATGCCCTTTGACTTACAATCACTCATTCGCCCAAATATACGTAATTTGGAGCCCTACAGATGTGCTAGAGACGACTTCAAGGAAGGAATTCTTTTGGATGCAAACGAAAACACCCATGGCCCTGCCTTATCTACCATCTCCAGCTGGGAACTGGCCTTGGAGCTCAATAGGTACCCTGACCCACACCAGgtggagttgaaggagcagCTAGCAAACTTCCGTAACTCTACTCCTAATCAGCTTATCAAAAGCTCGACGCCAAAGCTTCAATTGGAAAATATGTGTCTTGGTGTGGGTTCAGACGAGAGTATAGATTTGCTTATGCGGTGCGTTTGCACTCCTGGCAAGGATAAGCTTTTGGTGTGTCCGCCTACGTATGGCATGTACTCTATTTGCGCCACGGTGAACGATCTTGAGATGGTATCGGTGCCATTGACCACGCCAGACTTCCAGATCGACGTTGAtgccattttgaagaaggtttcTGAGGATCCTACTATCAAACTTATCTACGTCACCTCTCCAGGAAACCCCACTGCGAAGCTCATTGACCCTaagttggtggtggagttgCTAGAGAAAGCTCTTGACAGCTGGAACGGCCTTGTGGTTGTGGACGAGGCGTAcattgactttgttgaTCCTGTTGCCCCTAACTCCTCCCAGTCTGTGTCAACATTGGTGAACCAGTTTCCTAATCTTGTGGTGCTTCAGACTTTATCCAAATCGTTTGGTCTAGCAGGCGTAAGGCTAGGTATCACGTATGCGTCTTCAGGCTTGTCTCGCTACTTAAACGCCATGAAGTACCCATACAATATTTCGTCCTTGACGTCAGCGGTGGCTGTGAGATCTACGCAGGCAGAGGATGGCTTGAAAGTCATGCAAAACTATGTCAATGAAATCAAAAGGGATAGagctcatcttcttgaggcGCTTCAAAAGATCCCCGGCGTGGGGAAGAACATTGGAGGTCTAGATGCAAACTTCTTACTTTTACAATTCTTGGATTTGAGTGGCCAGCCTTCCAATGAGGTTGCCTTGGAGCTCTATAACCAACTAGCAGTCGAAAACGGAGTGGTTGTAAGGTTCAGAGGAAAAGAGTTGAACTGTAAGGGCGCATTGAGATTGTCCATTGGTaccgaggaagaaaacaagattttgattgagaagatcgGTAAAATTCTTCCACTGGTGAGAAAGTAA
- a CDS encoding mitochondrial 37S ribosomal protein uS17m: MARQNFVGLVISQGKMNKTVKVRVQSKGYDKRVHKEVLKRKDYLVHDEGNLCKEGDIVRIESIPKMTERKYFAIAEVKINKGQQFAKYEELAKRKVAEEEQRKLKEFMERRTELENIIDKVDDLKKLDQISRAFSKAQEDERQELLRQINEIKKRYNIKSWPTTEQIVPLEVNEAAKDLSVIENRLANIRVILDKLMSSDFKAQREKILAQAAKGNPAELKPSIQKNILRKWVMNPKNTVPVSL; this comes from the coding sequence ATGGCTAGACAAAATTTCGTTGGCTTGGTGATTTCACAGGGAAAAATGAACAAGACCGTCAAGGTCAGAGTTCAGTCCAAAGGTTACGACAAAAGAGTGCACAAGGAGGTGTTGAAAAGGAAAGACTACTTGGTCCACGATGAAGGAAACTTATGTAAAGAAGGAGATATTGTGAGAATCGAGTCGATCCCAAAAATGACAGAACGAAAGTACTTTGCCATTGCTGAAgtgaagatcaacaaagGTCAGCAGTTTGCCAAGTACGAAGAGTTGGCCAAAAGGAAAGTCGCCGAGGAAGAACAGAGGAAACTTAAGGAGTTTATGGAAAGAAGAACCGAGTTGGAGAACATCATAGATAAGGTGGAcgatttgaagaaactaGATCAAATTTCAAGAGCATTTTCAAAAGCGCAGGAGGATGAGAGACAGGAACTTCTTCGTCAAATCaacgagatcaagaagagataCAACATCAAATCGTGGCCAACAACAGAGCAGATAGTGCCTCTAGAAGTGAACGAAGCAGCGAAAGATCTCAGTGTTATAGAGAACAGACTTGCCAACATTCGTGTGATTCtcgacaagttgatgagCAGTGATTTCAAGGCTCAGAGGGAGAAGATCTTGGCTCAGGCGGCCAAGGGCAACCCAGCAGAGTTGAAGCCCAGCATACAGAAGAATATCTTGCGCAAATGGGTCATGAACCCAAAGAACACCGTACCCGTGTCTCTCTAG
- the TOK1 gene encoding Tok1p: MKLSSQFRKRLSLLATYVGLNQTNVESVLRREHVETHKRKLAPLFTPVYLENLSSLDYEEPLPKTARYLKHALSVPLVTVTNLNVEPGQRHFVLWLYISSYFPLLSACLAPLGNLISLIALIEHWRISLESGKLVPEEPAPKVLNIIAFVCGIIGNVSLLMNFSGTLRYLVTQCVSILCWVAAVAMLLIAVLLTNETVVGADPHYKRSEGFWLAVWTIFMYSSSSIVQIINLLGYKLQKYGASYNLDRQQRSLINYTMVFAIWQAIGASVMKHLIQNLSYGGSLYYCVVSVFTVGLGDIHPVSTGAKVVALIFSFVGIVNSGMIVTTLIRVVVHSAGPSVFWHYTEVKRMQLLQKYNENPNDPVFANSFQLMRDIREGIARQQWRFNCVTSLILFIGFWQVGSAVLYASEDWTYFNSMYFCFLCLLTIGYGDYAPTSVFGRAFFIQWAMGAVPIMSIIISTVADSAFNTAGRLGKVVQFFEQEWTKDADQVEMESRTPPNKKYHLGMSGSSPHRPIAQLVADLDTLEAVTIDALEDPSMRYSYEQWTTLLGKLRSVQSEDPSDSSHWLGEMSPLRLPIKEPRYVLIHLFSRLRHDLLQRLKEESSVDFTNSTCVDRKES; this comes from the coding sequence ATGAAGCTCCTGTCTCAATTCCGCAAACGACTATCCCTTCTAGCTACCTATGTCGGACTCAATCAGACCAACGTGGAGCTGGTGCTACGACGTGAGCACGTGGAGACTCACAAACGAAAGCTAGCTCCTTTGTTCACTCCAGTGTACTTGGAGAATCTCAGTTCTTTGGATTACGAAGAGCCCCTCCCAAAGACGGCCCGATATTTGAAGCATGCTTTGAGTGTTCCTTTGGTTACAGTGACAAATTTAAACGTGGAGCCTGGACAGCGCCACTTTGTGCTCTGGCTCTATATCTCATCTTACTTTCCTTTACTATCAGCCTGTTTGGCACCATTGGGCAACTTGATTTCCCTAATTGCTCTCATTGAGCACTGGCGGATTTCTTTAGAGTCGGGTAAACTTGTACCGGAGGAGCCGGCGCCGAAAGTACTCAATATTATCGCATTTGTGTGTGGAATCATTGGGAATGTCTCTTTGCTAATGAATTTCTCGGGTACTTTGCGGTACCTTGTTACTCAATGCGTTTCCATATTGTGCTGGGTTGCTGCTGTCGCCATGCTACTCATTGCAGTGCTTTTGACCAACGAAACTGTAGTTGGAGCTGATCCTCACTATAAACGCTCCGAGGGTTTCTGGCTAGCAGTATGGACAATCTTCATGTattcatcttcgtcaattgTACAAATTATCAATCTCTTGGGGTACAAGCTTCAGAAGTACGGGGCTTCATACAATCTTGATCGCCAGCAGCGGCTGCTTATCAACTACACGATGGTCTTTGCCATTTGGCAGGCGATTGGAGCATCTGTGATGAAGCATCTAATCCAAAATTTGAGCTACGGCGGCTCGCTTTATTACTGCGTGGTTTCTGTCTTTACTGTGGGTCTAGGCGACATACACCCAGTTTCTACTGGAGCGAAAGTAGTTGCACTCATTTTCTCCTTTGTGGGAATTGTCAATCTGGGGATGATTGTTACTACACTTATCAGGGTTGTGGTTCACTCTGCTGGCCCAAGTGTTTTCTGGCATTATACCGAAGTGAAACGAATGCaacttttgcaaaagtaCAATGAAAATCCGAATGACCCTGTGTTTGCTAATTCCTTTCAGCTCATGAGAGATATTCGAGAGGGTATCGCACGCCAGCAATGGCGTTTCAACTGTGTCacaagcttgattttgtttaTCGGGTTCTGGCAAGTTGGTTCTGCTGTGTTATATGCTTCAGAGGATTGGACGTACTTCAACTCGATgtatttttgtttcttgtgTCTATTGACCATCGGCTATGGAGATTATGCGCCAACCAGTGTGTTTGGTCGAGCATTTTTTATTCAATGGGCCATGGGCGCCGTTCCAATCATGTCCATCATCATCTCTACAGTTGCTGATAGTGCTTTTAACACGGCTGGGAGATTGGGAAAGGTAGTACAGTTCTTCGAACAAGAATGGACAAAAGACGCAGATCAAGTTGAGATGGAGTCAAGAACTCctccaaacaaaaaatatCACCTTGGAATGAGCGGCAGCTCTCCTCATAGACCAATCGCTCAGCTCGTCGCAGATTTAGATACGCTAGAAGCCGTCACCATCGATGCCCTCGAAGATCCACTGATGAGGTATAGCTACGAGCAATGGACCACTCTTCTCGGCAAGCTTCGATCAGTGCAGAGTGAAGACCCCTCTGACTCTAGCCACTGGCTCGGTGAAATGTCTCCATTGCGACTCCCCATCAAAGAGCCTCGCTATGTTCTCATTCACTTGTTCCTGAGATTACGCCACGATCTTCTACAGCGACtaaaagaagagagctcCGTCGATTTTACCAACTCCACTTGTGTCGATCGCAAGGAATCGTAA
- a CDS encoding nucleoside transmembrane transporter FUN26 yields MPNTDSTGGPVHIRHDPVVLKLSSSLQLHLSSLTYAAYTMIGIALLWPWNCYLSASAYYGDRFSSSPTLSKAYSSTFMSISTVTTMLYSYYLSQKQEGVNYHRRIFVGLIITIAIFAFLALTCFAKFFIFMNDYSFFGLLMLTVLLSAMASSLAQNGALASANVLGSVYTNGVMVGQAIAGALPPLALICSLLLTGVNKSDSDIGEHHPHKAPNAGLTLYFLSACLVAFLSVSMLILSNRYKRLHTYTPLESVAADEEEGEPIHLLQKKHVPFSVLWGKLKLIVMTIFLTFCITLVFPVFASTVTSVQENPSLTILKKSIYIPFIYLMWNMGDLIGRVLCGMPNSRFLVQDPKTLITYAIVRVFFIPLFMTCNIHPGTSNPMISSDLWYILLQFLFGLSNGQLCTSCFMVIGDNCTTDDEKEAAGGFATVFLTFGLAVGSLLSYLFVPVVG; encoded by the coding sequence ATGCCCAACACCGACAGCACAGGTGGACCCGTACATATCCGCCACGATCCTGTGGTGTTAAAGCTATCTTCGTCATTGCAGCTCCATCTTTCGCTGTTGACGTATGCTGCTTACACGATGATCGGCATAGCATTGCTTTGGCCGTGGAATTGCTACTTGTCTGCGTCGGCTTATTATGGAGATCGATTTAGCAGTTCTCCCACGCTATCAAAAGCGTACTCTTCTACGTTTATGCTGATCAGTACGGTCACAACAATGTTGTACTCATACTACTTATcccaaaaacaagaaggcGTGAATTACCATAGAAGAATCTTCGTTGGTTTGATCATCACGATTGCCATCTTCGCCTTCTTAGCATTGACGtgttttgcaaaattcttcatcttcatgaaCGACTATAGCTTCTTTGGGCTTCTCATGCTCACAGTGCTCCTTAGTGCGATGGCGTCCAGCTTAGCTCAAAATGGCGCTTTGGCGTCGGCAAATGTGCTTGGAAGTGTTTACACGAACGGCGTGATGGTGGGCCAGGCGATCGCCGGAGCCCTTCCTCCTTTGGCCCTCATCTGCTCACTTTTGTTGACTGGAGTAAATAAACTGGACTCTGATATTGGCGAACATCATCCTCACAAGGCGCCAAATGCCGGGCTTACGCTATACTTTCTCAGCGCCTGCCTTGTGGCGTTTTTGTCTGTCTCGATGCTCATCTTATCCAATCGTTATAAGAGGTTGCACACATACACGCCGTTGGAGAGTGTAGCAGcagacgaggaggagggaGAGCCAATTCACCTTTTACAGAAGAAGCATGTGCCGTTCTCGGTCTTGTGGGGAAAACTCAAGCTCATTGTAATGACCATCTTTTTGACCTTCTGCATCACTTTGGTTTTTCCTGTTTTTGCATCTACCGTTACCAgtgttcaagaaaatccTTCACTTACtattctcaagaaaagcATCTACATACCGTTCATTTATTTGATGTGGAATATGGGGGATTTGATCGGACGTGTACTCTGTGGCATGCCCAATTCGAGGTTTCTCGTACAAGACCCTAAAACGTTGATCACTTACGCCATTGTCAGAGTATTTTTCATCCCGTTATTTATGACCTGCAACATCCACCCTGGCACATCGAACCCCATGATCTCGTCTGACTTGTGGTACATCCTCCTCCAGTTTCTCTTTGGATTGTCAAACGGTCAATTGTGCACTTCGTGCTTTATGGTTATTGGAGACAATTGCACCACCGAcgacgagaaggaggctgcCGGCGGTTTTGCCACAGTTTTTCTTACTTTTGGCCTAGCCGTGGGCAGTTTGCTCAGTTACCTCTTTGTCCCCGTAGTTGGGTAG